Proteins encoded together in one Penicillium digitatum chromosome 1, complete sequence window:
- a CDS encoding Mitochondrial distribution and morphology protein, putative, which yields MAASIAPECNDIKEKYDTCFLKWYSEKYLRGNTSSNDCEALFKNYKGCLNKVLKERGIDAMVDDARKSASETDAEFLKKS from the exons ATGGCAGCTTCTATTGCACCTGAATGTAACGATATCAAAGA GAAATATGATACTTGCTTCCTCAAGTGGTATAGCGAGA AATATCTGCGTGGCAACACTTCATCCAATGATTGCGAAGCATTATTTAAGAACTACAAAGGGTGCTTGAAC AAAGTTCTCAAGGAACGGGGCATTGACGCCATGGTGGATGATGCCCGAAAGAGCGCTAGTGAAACAGACGCAGAATTCCTCAAGAAATCTTGA
- a CDS encoding N-acetylglucosaminyl transferase component, whose product MHPFSVLTLGIFVAGYITARWDLVTRLYELAIFAWDHGVVTRTAKGFVLLSIFYFLLVLPINNLASKEGQLHPRHVNFGVSAREQLRRRVGWRNSELDLFVLTVLEDVESSHVENALRAGILFRNSPHPIVRIFTLCGRSQMHVLGSTNAREPPTSFNPSHLDVTTISSPKAPLIFCPPEANLSVQVVMYHRPHPTRMEYMSLDPIALALGDKATKTEVWGPSSDKIESEEGVDKAGAKLLVEKLKLHTVVKHIPSQKEQALPLIINQVNCAYEMGQLMHKNSHLIGIRAKRSMSVGERVVESATTLWGFVVLCTAHVFWQWLWPVVTRIFVFGLVCHRSVAEIVLQVLEWRARPDAAAIKDISATAQQVDIRLQQFCYWPIQYVKLRQRKDNWESVTTSHPDYIRFYNSLWLVANDVIIGIALGSYIIDNANWVASQINTVLTGWTVEGLQRTISWLMDWPAGLKLNNELAAFLGDLFLWVIENWAACIANLQPYLPAVIYIVGCSSFAGASMPIALFSDLLSILTVHIYSFYIASARIFNWQLTIIISLFHLFRGKKRNVLRNRIDSCDYDLDQLLLGTILFTVLFFLLPTVVVFYLTFASARMLIISMKAALDTCLAFLNHFPLFALMLRVKDSRRLPGGIRFKLRNESDKSPTATNSSALVSYIHLESIPLPLRAMFDQYFQLGHRLRKHYLAPRVIFCLVTGRFVPPIHRRNLYSMQYSMLPAHRAGMVEVWALLTQPKKCNSGSNGSGSIGGAIGSLSHPVARVPANYGQGDLRRRGHR is encoded by the exons ATGCACCCCTTTTCCGTCCTCACTCTTGGGATCTTCGTCGCGGGCTATATTACCGCCAGGTGGGACCTTGTTACCCGTCTATACGAATTGGCCATCTTCGCCTGGGATCACGGTGTCGTG ACACGAACTGCAAAAGGATTTGTGCTTCTCTCCATATTCTATTTCCTCCTCGTTCTACCGATCAACAACCTCGCGTCTAAGGAGGGCCAATTG CATCCGCGCCACGTAAATTTCGGCGTCTCCGCGCGCGAACAGTTGCGCCGTCGAG TTGGATGGCGGAACTCGGAGCTTGATTTGTTTGTGCTCACGGTGCTGGAAGATGTTGAG TCTAGCCACGTTGAAAATGCTCTTCGGGCGGGCATTCTTTTTCGAAATAGCCCTCATCCGATTGTGCGCATCTTCACTCTATGTGGACGCTCTCAGATGCATGTCCTCGGCTCGACCAACGCTCGCGAACCTCCGACGTCTTTCAACCCTTCCCACCTAGATGTGACTACAATTTCATCCCCGAAAGCTCCTCTCATCTTTTGCCCACCAGAGGCAAATCTGTCTGTGCAGGTTGTCATGTACCACCGCCCGCACCCAACGCGCATGGAATACATGTCGCTCGATCCGATTGCACTGGCCTTGGGTGATAAAGCGACCAAGACGGAAGTATGGGGCCCATCATCGGATAAGATCGAATCAGAAGAAGGGGTGGACAAAGCTGGGGCTAAGTTATTGGTTGAGAAGCTCAAGCTTCATACTGTCGTCAAGCACATCCCATCACAGAAGGAGCAAGCCCTCCCGCTCATTATCAACCAGGTTAATTGTGCATATGAGATGGGGCAACTCATGCACAAGAACAGTCACTTGATTGGGATTCGTGCGAAGAGAAGTATGAGCGTCGGAGAACGTGTCGTGGAATCAGCGACAACCTTATGGGGATTTGTTGTTCTCTGTACTGCTCACGTTTTCTGGCAATGGCTTTGGCCCGTCGTCACCCGTATATTTGTCTTCGGGCTTGTATGCCACCGGTCTGTTGCGGAAATTGTCCTGCAGGTTCTCGAGTGGCGTGCTCGGCCTGACGCTGCTGCTATCAAGGATATCTCAGCAACAGCTCAGCAGGTTGATATAAGGTTGCAGCAGTTTTGTTATTGGCCGATTCAATATGTCAAGCTTCGGCAAAGAAAGGATAACTGGGAAAGTGTCACAACCAGCCATCCAGACTACATTCGTTTCTATAACAGTCTGTGGCTTGTGGCCAATGATGTGATCATTGGGATTGCGCTGGGGTCCTACATTATTGACAATGCGAATTGGGTCGCTTCACAAATCAACACTGTCTTGACCGGCTGGACAGTGGAGGGGTTACAGCGCACCATTTCGTGGCTAATGGATTGGCCAGCCGGCTTGAAACTTAATAATGAGCTTGCGGCGTTCCTCGGTGACTTGTTCCTATGGGTCATTGAAAACTGGGCAGCTTGCATTGCCAATCTTCAACCTTACCTTCCTGCTGTCATCTACATTGTTGGATGTTCAAGCTTTGCGGGAGCTAGCATGCCCATCGCTCTCTTCTCCGATCTTCTTTCGATTCTGACTGTCCACATTTACTCCTTTTACATTGCCTCCGCTCGTATCTTTAACTGGCAACTCACCATTATCATTTCCCTATTCCATCTTTTCCGTGGAAAGAAACGCAACGTTCTCCGCAATCGAATCGATTCATGTGACTACGACCTCGACCAACTCCTCCTTGGCACTATCCTCTTCACAGTCCTATTTTTCCTACTACCTACAGTTGTGGTGTTCTACCTGACCTTTGCCTCGGCCCGGATGCTAATTATTTCAATGAAGGCAGCGCTTGACACCTGCCTCGCATTTTTGAATCATTTCCCGCTATTCGCATTGATGCTCCGCGTGAAAGACTCGCGACGGCTACCAGGAGGTATCCGCTTCAAGCTTCGGAACGAATCAGACAAGAGCCCAACAGCAACGAACTCGTCTGCGCTGGTTTCTTACATCCACCTCGAG TCCATTCCCCTCCCTCTGCGTGCAATGTTCGATCAGTACTTCCAGCTGGGCCACCGGCTCCGGAAACACTACCTCGCGCCTCGTGTCATTTTCTGTCTTGTGACCGGCCGCTTTGTGCCACCTATCCACCGCCGTAACCTCTATAGCATGCAGTACAGCATGCTACCTGCCCATCGGGCTGGTATGGTAGAGGTGTGGGCATTGCTCACCCAACCCAAGAAATGCAATAGTGGCAGCAATGGCTCTGGCTCTATAGGTGGAGCTATTGGATCCTTGAGTCACCCGGTAGCCAGGGTCCCGGCGAACTACGGTCAGGGTGATCTTCGGAGACGGGGTCATCGATGA
- a CDS encoding DNA mismatch repair protein Msh2, putative, translating into MSSRPDLKVDDEVGFIGFYRGLPAPDNNETIRVFDRGDWYSSHGADAEFIARTVYKTTSVLRNLGRSETGGLPSVTMSVTVFRNFLREALFRLNKRIEIFASAGSGKSNWKLAKQASPGNLQDVEEELGNVGALSMDSAPIILAVKISARAAEARNVGVCFADASVRELGVSEFLDNDIYSNFESLVIQLGVKECLVTMDVARKDVELAKIRAIADSCGIAISERPVADFGVKDIEQDLTRLLRDERSAGTLPQTELKLAMGSASALIKYLNVLTDPTNFGQYQLYQHDLSQYMKLDASALRALNLMPGPRDGAKSMSLFGLLNHCKTPVGSRLLAQWLKQPLMDLAAIEQRQQLVEAFVVNTELRQTMQEEHLRSIPDLYRLAKRFQRKQANLEDVVRAYQVAIRLPGFVSALGDVMDEQYQTPLETEYTSKLRGFSDSLAMLEEMVETTVDLAALENHEFIIKPEFDDGLRVIRKKLDKVRYDMDMEHRRVSKNLNQDIEKKLFMENHRVHGWCFRLTRNEAGCIRNKKEYQECSTQKNGVYFTTSNLQSLRREHDQLSSNYNRTQTGLVNEVVNVAASYCPVLEQLAGVLAHLDVIVSFAHASMHAPSGYVRPKMHPRGTGNTVLKEARHPCMEMQDDISFITNDVSLIRDESSFLIITGPNMGGKSTYIRQIGVIALMAQTGCFVPCTEAELTIFDCILARVGASDSQLKGVSTFMAEMLETSNILKSATSESLIIIDELGRGTSTYDGFGLAWAISEHIVTEIRCFGLFATHFHELTALADRYQKAVKNLHVVAFIGNGNESDSEAETKEKKKRQVTLLYRVEPGICDQSFGIHVAELVRFPDKVVNMARQKAEELEDFTSATTEDGQAQLPAPSLDKYSQEEVEEGSALLKGMLLKWKAATEGKEMTAEQKRQVMRDLAQADEKLQANKVFQGIKAL; encoded by the exons ATGTCTTCACGACCTGACTTGAAG GTCGACGACGAAGTCGGCTTCATTGGCTTCTACCGTGGCCTCCCTGCCCCCGATAATAATGAAACCATCCGTGTGTTCGACCGAGGTGACTGGTACTCCTCGCATGGCGCCGATGCCGAATTCATTGCGCGCACCGTCTACAAAACGACATCCGTACTGCGAAACCTAGGCCGCAGCGAGACGGGGGGCCTCCCCTCAGTCACGATGAGCGTCACAGTCTTCCGAAACTTCCTCCGCGAAGCTCTCTTCCGACTGAACAAGCGTATCGAGATTTTCGCTTCAGCTGGCTCAGGCAAGAGCAACTGGAAGCTGGCAAAACAAGCCAGTCCCGGTAACTTGCAAGACGTGGAAGAAGAGCTTGGCAACGTGGGTGCACTGTCAATGGACTCAGCGCCGATTATTCTCGCTGTGAAGATTTCTGCTCGCGCAGCTGAGGCCCGGAATGTCGGCGTTTGCTTCGCTGATGCGAGCGTGCGCGAGCTGGGCGTGAGTGAATTCCTTGATAACGACATCTACTCCAATTTCGAGTCGTTGGTCATTCAGCTCGGTGTGAAAGAGTGTCTCGTGACTATGGATGTGGCTCGCAAGGATGTCGAGCTGGCGAAGATCCGGGCTATCGCGGATAGCTGTGGGATTGCCATCTCCGAGCGGCCTGTTGCAGACTTCGGTGTTAAGGACATCGAGCAGGATCTTACGAGATTATTGAGGGATGAGCGGTCTGCGGGCACGCTGCCTCAGACGGAGCTGAAACTGGCCATGGGGTCTGCGTCCGCGTTGATCAAGTATCTTAATGTCTTGACCGATCCTACCAACTTCGGTCAGTACCAACTCTACCAGCATGATCTGTCGCAGTATATGAAGCTTGATGCTTCGGCACTTCGGGCGCTGAATCTTATGCCTGGTCCGCGGGACGGGGCCAAGAGTATGAGCTTGTTCGGTTTGCTGAATCACTGCAAGACACCTGTGGGCAGTCGTTTATTGGCCCAGTGGTTGAAGCAGCCTCTGATGGATCTGGCAGCGATTGAGCAACGCCAGCAGCTAGTGGAGGCATTTGTTGTTAACACTGAACTGCGTCAGACTATGCAGGAGGAACATTTGCGTTCCATTCCGGATCTTTACCGGTTGGCTAAACGTTTCCAGCGGAAGCAGGCCAATTTGGAAGATGTTGTCCGAGCATACCAGGTTGCCATTCGTCTGCCTGGGTTTGTGAGCGCGCTGGGTGATGTGATGGACGAGCAGTACCAAACCCCTCTAGAGACGGAATACACTTCTAAGCTCCGTGGTTTTTCTGACAGCCTGGCCATGCTTGAGGAGATGGTCGAAACAACTGTTGATCTTGCTGCTCTGGAAAATCACgaattcatcatcaagcCCGAGTTCGATGACGGCCTTCGAGTCATCAGAAAGAAGCTTGACAAAGTACGATACGACATGGATATGGAGCACCGCCGAGTTTCAAAGAATTTGAATCAAGACATTGAGAAAAAGCTTTTTATGGAGAATCACCGGGTGCACGGTTGGTGCTTCCGTCTCACTCGAAATGAGGCGGGCTGCATTCGCAACAAGAAAGAGTACCAGGAGTGCTCGACGCAAAAGAACGGCGTATACTTCACCACATCCAACCTGCAATCCCTTCGCCGAGAGCATGACCAACTGTCCTCGAACTACAACCGAACCCAAACCGGTCTGGTTAACGAGGTCGTCAATGTTGCCGCATCTTATTGCCCAGTGTTGGAGCAACTTGCCGGTGTACTGGCACACCTCGATGTCATTGTGAGCTTTGCCCATGCTTCGATGCATGCACCTTCGGGATACGTTCGCCCAAAGATGCACCCCCGCGGAACTGGAAATACCGTTCTGAAAGAGGCTCGGCATCCCTGCATGGAGATGCAGGATGATATTTCCTTCATCACGAATGATGTTTCCTTGATTCGCGATGAATCATCcttcctcatcatcaccgGTCCCAACATGGGCGGTAAATCAACATACATTCGACAGATCGGTGTGATTGCACTCATGGCACAGACTGGCTGCTTTGTCCCTTGTACCGAGGCCGAATTGACCATTTTCGACTGCATTCTTGCTCGGGTTGGTGCCAGTGACTCGCAGCTCAAGGGTGTCTCGACGTTCATGGCAGAAATGCTTGAAACATCCAACATTCTCAAGTCCGCCACCTCAGAGTCCCTGATTATCATCGACGAACTTGGCCGTGGAACTAGCACGTACGACGGCTTTGGCCTGGCCTGGGCTATTTCGGAACATATTGTTACCGAGATCCGCTGCTTTGGCCTGTTCGCAACTCATTTCCACGAACTCACTGCCTTGGCAGACCGGTATCAGAAGGCCGTCAAGAACTTGCATGTCGTGGCATTCATTGGAAACGGCAATGAGAGCGATAGTGAAGCTGAAAccaaggaaaagaaaaagcgcCAAGTCACTCTTCTCTATCGTGTTGAGCCAGGAATCTGTGATCAGTCTTTCGGTATTCATGTCGCTGAGCTTGTGCGCTTCCCGGATAAGGTTGTCAACATGGCCCGCCAGAAGGCTGAGGAGCTTGAAGATTTCACCTCAGCGACAACTGAAGATGGACAGGCACAGCTTCCTGCGCCATCGCTTGATAAATACTCCCAGGAAGAGGTGGAGGAAGGCAGTGCGCTCCTCAAGGGAATGCTGTTGAAATGGAAGGCAGCAACTGAGGGCAAAGAGATGACGGCGGAGCAGAAGCGACAGGTCATGCGTGATCTGGCACAAGCCGATGAAAAATTACAAGCAAATAAGGTGTTCCAGGGTATCAAGGCTCTATAA
- a CDS encoding DNA mismatch repair protein Msh2, protein MPRTSRSSCVAQPAIQAFTRATKAGITPQLPAKKITSLPVSPSKKRKLQELENFDNGSRQAPIEEEGTPSKTLRLNELSVSSPRSGHYVSPKKLSPTKTPSRTPSRRVAPVKKAPTTPATPSKQRTLNFEKVIPVREETPVIERPAFFNDILNLHSSFVQAFSIHMAHNGANTPADLREFLGSVTRLWNKRKVQMKDLQRLVWVWEQSSKAGHISYRLANYGLGKICMERTVQINVQPPALQDSFEETMDLLWEKAPEALRNAQEEDQATLFIESLGLSTIHESLTPFTVFQKGQQRLQDLKGGLLRLKAERMRSESAETTPLERTATISRRQSLLDRIKSKQLRQSKLPPPPAKKELVRRAAADRVEEVAGILALLRPAGYVGNGIKAMLAAQRKPFKLDVMIEHVRDSVRSEIPREEVEMCLEILSDPKVAGDWISMVTVGQMKSVVLKSCKEVSAKDIGARAAQLKADWEKSASCVQTPPL, encoded by the coding sequence ATGCCGCGCACCTCCCGATCAAGCTGCGTTGCCCAGCCAGCCATTCAAGCCTTCACTCGGGCAACCAAAGCCGGCATCACTCCGCAACTACCTGCTAAGAAGATCACATCTCTTCCGGTCTCACCTTCCAAAAAACGCAAGCTACAGGAACTTGAAAACTTCGACAATGGTAGCAGACAGGCGCCAATTGAGGAGGAAGGCACGCCCTCGAAAACTTTGCGCCTCAACGAACTGTCCGTTTCCTCACCACGCAGCGGCCATTATGTCTCGCCCAAGAAATTGTCACCCACAAAGACCCCGAGTCGGACCCCGAGTCGACGGGTTGCCCCTGTCAAGAAAGCGCCCACGACACCCGCGACCCCTTCGAAGCAACGAACCCTGAACTTTGAGAAAGTGATTCCGGTGCGCGAGGAAACCCCAGTTATCGAACGGCCTGCGTTCTTCAATGATATTCTCAACCTGCACTCCTCATTCGTGCAGGCATTTTCCATTCACATGGCACACAATGGCGCAAATACCCCTGCGGATCTCCGGGAATTCCTTGGCAGTGTTACCCGCCTCTGGAATAAGCGCAAGGTGCAGATGAAGGACTTGCAGCGTCTTGTATGGGTCTGGGAACAGAGTTCGAAAGCTGGACACATCTCATATCGTCTGGCAAACTATGGACTCGGCAAAATCTGCATGGAGCGCACCGTTCAGATTAACGTGCAACCTCCGGCTTTGCAAGACTCTTTCGAAGAAACGATGGACTTACTCTGGGAAAAGGCCCCGGAAGCCCTTCGGAATGCACAAGAGGAAGACCAAGCAACTCTATTCATCGAGTCTCTCGGTCTCTCCACAATCCACGAGTCGCTCACCCCGTTCACGGTTTTCCAGAAAGGCCAGCAAAGACTCCAGGATCTAAAGGGTGGTCTGCTCCGCTTGAAGGCCGAGAGAATGCGCTCAGAGTCAGCAGAGACGACTCCTCTGGAGCGGACGGCAACGATCAGCCGCCGCCAGAGCCTATTGGATCGTATTAAGAGCAAGCAGCTACGTCAGTCCAAGCTTCCTCCTCCACCTGCCAAGAAAGAACTCGTGCGACGTGCAGCCGCCGATCGAGTGGAGGAGGTAGCTGGGATTCTGGCCCTGTTGCGTCCTGCTGGGTATGTGGGCAATGGCATCAAAGCCATGCTTGCAGCCCAACGCAAGCCCTTCAAGCTAGATGTGATGATCGAGCATGTCCGGGACTCTGTTCGCAGCGAGATTCCTCGTGAGGAGGTGGAGATGTGTCTAGAGATTCTATCGGATCCAAAGGTGGCTGGTGATTGGATCAGTATGGTTACTGTGGGACAGATGAAGTCAGTCGTGTTGAAGTCTTGCAAGGAAGTCTCTGCCAAAGACATCGGGGCGAGAGCCGCCCAGCTTAAGGCAGACTGGGAGAAGTCTGCGTCTTGTGTGCAGACTCCTCCGTTGTGA
- a CDS encoding calcofluor white hypersensitive protein, with translation MSKSRVPLFLGLAAAGAGGYYLYSAGGNPSAAKHQMRIDAEKAREKLPGTNNAEKLGTDVGKEAGSNIDDVIARARAEGKRIPEFAEEGKDKLDELRKEAKNKFNANRDKINSSVDQIDRELEQKAAEAKGAVSGWLGGKK, from the exons ATGTCTAAGAGCCGGGTTCCATTGTTTCTGGGTCTTGCCGCGGCGGGTGCAGGCGGTTACTACCTGTACTCTGCTGGCGGCAATCCCTCAGCAGCAAAGCACCAAATGAGAA TCGACGCTGAAAAGGCACGCGAGAAGCTCCCAGGTACAAACAACGCCGAGAAGCTTGGCACGGACGTCGGCAAGGAAGCCGGTTCCAATATCGATGATGTT ATCGCCAGAGCCCGTGCCGAGGGCAAACGCATTCCCGAGTTCGCTGAGGAAGGCAAGGATAAACTGGACGAGCTTCGTAAGGAAGCCAAAAACAAGTTTAACGCCAATCGGGATAAAATCAACAGCAGTGTTGACCAGATCGATCGCGAGCTCGAGCAAAAAGCTGCTGAAGCCAAAGGGGCTGTCTCTGGCTGGTTGGGTGGCAAGAAATAA
- a CDS encoding C2H2 transcription factor, putative, translating to MASFLPVNNSAPEDHAMDGEATPRAIPNGVPVTPDVSSTEQFPDGVSHHSRGSDASSRTTLTHARTPSTSDEQMHDSEGEQDESDHDQNLENNGPPSKKKKGQRFFCTSFPPCNLSFTRSEHLARHIRKHTGERPFQCHCSRRFSRLDNLRQHAQTVHVNEEIPGDSLAATGTRFQRQVRTDRVRPPGRARAGTGGSVGGQTRGHGRNLSTSSIASTTSTFSQPPELRRRPPPLIMANDPAARSRLAMDSLGEPPSTPPAQIHGVTGPSTAGSPYTPSNMFAATGRSPQFASPMSGTTHGFWEGKTAARRLSVPTSSNPFLVQHGNAYPPAYHTATGTPYPTAAGVFASPTSTHYSVSRDEGTLSAAEAEMRRRTWHPSSYTGFPRPGTSGLNQYHTPDNVPASFGLNGSTEHPPRLPGIESFDKVVQRPMTPPARKASPMQLDGHHRPPPNPGFGSGFNYTQPAHRPPPPISGPGHRRGHVSWDMSLHHNLTGLDIRDRRPSTASASQWSQQTLAELQNVSSRPSSSYQPAFGPTAERSPEEYRGHRPSLSTGSRTRTSPEDSSSSEGVHTPSTASLEYHPAIVHSSGYIESHDSSLPSDHPPPICGRESSRADGYEAHNDRGPRSDVFSHSPARDSGMGRLEALVAVATSENKGAAKLFL from the exons ATGGCTTCCTTTCTCCCTGTCAACAACTCAGCCCCTGAAGACCACGCGATGGATGGAGAAGCTACACCCCGTGCAATCCCAAACGGCGTGCCAGTCACACCGGATGTGTCTTCCACAGAGCAGTTTCCGGACGGAGTTTCACACCACAGCCGCGGTAGCGACGCTTCATCCCGCACAACGTTGACCCACGCTCGAACCCCGTCAACGTCTGATGAACAGATGCACGATTCTGAGGGAGAACAAGACGAATCCGACCATGATCAGAACCTAGAGAACAACGGACCCCCctcgaaaaagaagaaaggtcAACGGTTCTTCTGCACTTCATTCCCTCCTTGTAATTTGAGCTTCACACGGAGTGAACATCTGGCTCGTCACATTCGGAAACACACCGGTGAACGTCCCTTCCAGTGCCACTGCTCTCGGCGGTTTTCCCGACTCGACAACCTCCGCCAGCATGCTCAAACGGTCCATGTCAATGAGGAAATTCCTGGGGACTCGCTAGCGGCTACAGGCACACGGTTCCAGCGTCAGGTCCGTACAGATCGAGTGCGGCCACCAGGCCGGGCACGGGCAGGTACCGGAGGCAGTGTTGGCGGTCAGACCAGAGGCCATGGCAGGAACTTGTCAACTTCGAGTATTGCGTCCACCACGTCGACATTCAGCCAACCTCCGGAACTTCGTCGCCGCCCCCCGCCTTTGATCATGGCCAACGATCCCGCTGCTCGATCCCGACTCGCAATGGATTCGTTGGGAGAACCCCCGAGCACACCCCCGGCCCAGATCCATGGCGTCACTGGTCCCTCGACAGCGGGATCGCCATACACCCCCTCCAACATGTTTGCTGCTACTGGCAGAAGCCCCCAATTCGCTTCGCCCATGTCTGGTACAACACATGGGTTTTGGGAGGGAAAGACGGCCGCCCGTCGTCTTTCAGTGCCGACGAGCAGCAACCCTTTCCTCGTACAGCACGGAAACGCATATCCTCCGGCATATCACACTGCCACTGGCACACCTTATCCAACCGCGGCTGGCGTATTCGCAAGTCCCACTAGCACACATTACTCTGTGTCTCGTGATGAGGGCACCTTGAGTGCGGCCGAGGCGGAGATGCGGAGGAGAACGTGGCACCCTTCGTCGTACACAGGGTTTCCACGGCCTGGAACTAGCGGCCTGAACCAATATCACACACCCGATAACGTCCCGGCCTCATTCGGCCTGAACGGCTCGACCGAACATCCGCCCCGACTTCCCGGGATTGAGAGTTTCGACAAAGTCGTCCAACGGCCGATGACCCCACCCGCCAGAAAAGCCAGTCCAATGCAACTGGATGGCCACCATCGTCCACCACCCAACCCAGGCTTTGGATCTGGGTTCAATTACACACAGCCAGCCCACCGTCCACCGCCCCCCATCTCCGGCCCGGGTCACCGACGAGGCCATGTCTCCTGGGATATGTCTTTGCATCATAACCTAACCGGACTGGACATCCGAGACCGACGTCCGTCCACTGCATCTGCTTCTCAATGGAGTCAACAAACGCTCGCAGAACTTCAAAATGTCTCGTCCCGCCCATCGTCCTCATACCAGCCTGCATTCGGCCCAACGGCTGAAAGAAGCCCGGAAGAGTATCGGGGACATCGCCCAAGCCTTTCAACAGGGAGCCGCACGCGAACTTCCCCCGAGGATTCCAGTAGCAGCGAGGGTGTACACACCCCATCCACCGCATCGCTTGAGTATCATCCCGCGATTGTACACAGCAGCGGATACATCGAATCTCATGATTCCTCATTGCCTTCTGATCACCCCCCACCG ATCTGTGGCCGTGAATCCTCTCGCGCGGACGGCTACGAAGCCCACAACGACCGGGGGCCCAGGTCCGACGTCTTCTCCCACTCTCCTGCTCGAGACTCGGGCATGGGTCGCCTGGAAGCCCTTGTCGCCGTCGCCACAAGCGAGAACAAAGGAGCAGCCAAGCTATTTCTGTAA
- a CDS encoding Golgi transport complex component Cog5, putative, which translates to MAEGDPSYIDYEAFLDPDFSPSSFANTLVTSTNNATDTPLDLSTPLSRVLFDLQEIDTHIHALTTRSALPLLSHTQSQTAAADKILKESGTQIASVTQGYERLQKEVVQKWEAADEARIAAENSLATVRLARAVARCLILGRQLESQVAEITGRGATGPAPLAGLDGSASLSTGRDGFRALERAAYTILSLREVLSATAPGEEGYGLDRVKVIRTLRGEFVIPAENMVKSRAQQTINRFSLSSNSASTNGQSSLQFGYKQARDARARLATAATTLYLLSHPPKGKTTAADYKPELLLSTLQGFMHTAIMTSSNALARALTQLPTMDRTLVDTSTRCQDIVALENILKNLRPPPHPLLVPTTTTNKPATEAQTAAANKSNLLQPLLRALDTSSLPSYYWRSLASSLAPRVQELVSRGGISSRTLRSNRDRLRIEIKECVLRASQVSAASMLAEKGRPGTDTVVVGNWEREAAVMVSSVVGPLGR; encoded by the coding sequence ATGGCGGAAGGAGATCCGTCATACATAGACTATGAAGCCTTCTTAGACCCGGACTTCTCGCCATCTTCATTCGCCAATACATTGGTGACAAGCACAAACAATGCAACGGATACCCCGTTGGATTTGTCAACCCCATTGTCACGGGTGCTCTTTGATCTCCAGGAGATTGATACACATATCCATGCATTGACAACTAGATCAGCACTCCCATTGCTTTCCCACACCCAAAGCCAAACTGCTGCCGCCGACAAGATTTTAAAGGAATCAGGGACACAGATTGCTTCAGTGACTCAAGGGTACGAGCGCCTCCAAAAGGAGGTTGTACAAAAATGGGAAGCAGCGGACGAGGCCCGTATTGCTGCTGAAAACTCGCTTGCAACTGTCCGCCTAGCAAGGGCCGTCGCACGCTGCTTAATTTTAGGCAGACAGTTGGAGAGCCAGGTTGCTGAAATTACAGGCCGGGGTGCGACAGGGCCAGCACCCTTAGCTGGACTGGATGGATCAGCATCACTGTCCACCGGAAGAGATGGCTTCCGCGCACTGGAACGAGCAGCGTACACGATTTTGAGTCTGCGAGAAGTTCTCTCGGCTACGGCACCGGGCGAGGAAGGCTATGGTCTGGATCGGGTGAAGGTCATTCGCACTCTACGCGGAGAATTTGTAATCCCCGCAGAGAACATGGTCAAGTCGAGAGCGCAACAGACCATCAACAGATTCTCTTTGTCCTCGAACTCGGCAAGCACCAATGGCCAGTCATCCTTACAATTTGGCTATAAGCAAGCGCGCGATGCCCGTGCTCGACTAGCAACCGCCGCCACAACTTTATATCTTCTTTCGCATCCCCCAAAAGGCAAAACCACTGCAGCCGACTACAAGCCCGAACTCTTGTTGTCCACATTACAAGGTTTCATGCACACAGCGATCATGACCTCATCAAATGCCCTCGCCCGGGCTCTTACCCAACTTCCAACGATGGACCGAACTCTCGTCGACACCTCTACGCGATGCCAAGACATCGTCGCCTTGGAGAACATTCTCAAAAACCTCCGCCCACCACCACACCCTCTCTTGGTCCCCACTACCACAACCAACAAACCCGCCACTGAAGCCCAAACAGCGGCCGCAAACAAATCTAACCTCCTGCAACCTCTTCTCCGGGCTTTAGATACCTCATCGCTTCCTTCCTACTACTGGCGCTCCCTCGCATCGTCTCTGGCCCCGCGTGTCCAGGAATTAGTCAGCCGAGGCGGTATCTCTTCCCGCACATTACGATCTAACCGTGATCGACTAAGGATTGAGATCAAGGAGTGTGTGCTCCGTGCATCACAGGTGTCTGCTGCCAGCATGCTGGCCGAGAAGGGTCGACCAGGAACCGACACGGTGGTCGTAGGAAACTGGGAGCGAGAAGCTGCCGTGATGGTGAGCTCGGTTGTTGGTCCTTTGGGACGGTGA